A single window of Ctenopharyngodon idella isolate HZGC_01 chromosome 24, HZGC01, whole genome shotgun sequence DNA harbors:
- the ckap5 gene encoding cytoskeleton-associated protein 5 isoform X2, producing the protein MGDDSEWMKLPIDQKCEHKIWKARLNGYEEALKLFQRIEDEKSPEWGKYLGLVKKFVTDSNAVAQLKGLEAALAYIENAHVAGKTTGEVVSGVVGKVFNQPKARAKELGSDICLMYIEIEKAEVVQDELIKGLDNKNPKIVVACIETLRKALCEFGSKIITLKPVVKVLPKLFESREKAVRDEAKLLAVEIYRWIRDALRAPLQNINSVQLKDLEEEWVKLPTTAPKQTRFLRSQQDLKAKFEQQQAAGGDEADGDNDEETEAVQVDPYELLEAVEILSKLPKDFYEKIEAKKWQERKEALEAVEALTKNPKLENGDYGDLVRALKKVIGKDANVMLVAMAAKCLAGLAAGLRKKFGTYAGLVVPTILEKFKEKKPQVVQALQEAIDAVFLTTTLQNISEDVLGVMDNKNPSIKQQASLFLARSFCHCTPSTLPKSVLKPFCAAFLKQVNDSAPEVRDAAFEALGTAMKVVGEKAVNPYLTDVDKLKLDKIKECADKVQLVGKKGGGGGGGGEKKEKPAAKAPPPVEAPAKSSGPSKKAPPAKAAGPPKKGKPASAPSAKSKKAPDTKEVVETELSLEVCEERAAAVLPASCMQLLDSGNWKERLASMEEFQRAVEQMDKSEMPCQALVRMLAKKPGWKETNFQVMQMKLHIVGLIAQKGLFSKTSALVVLDGLVDKVGDVKCGSNAKEALTAIGEACSLPWTAEQVVSMAFAQKNPKNQAETLNWLANAMKEFGFAGINVKAFINNVKTALGATNPAVRTSAIALLGVMYLYMGAPLRMFFEDEKPALLSQIDAEFEKMQGQSPPAPIRGTTKKAGAEEEGDAAEEEEVDGGAGDIMDLLPRTDISDKITYDMVSKISDKNWKVRKEGLDEVAAIISEAKFIQASIGELPMALKGRLNDSNKLLVQQTLNILQQIATAMGPFLKQHVKNLGIPVITVLGDSKANVRAAAMTTLNAWVEQTGMKEWLEGEDLSEELKKENPFLRQELLGWLAEKLPTLRTVPADLMLCVPHLYACLEDRSGDVRKKAQDALPTFMMHLSYEKMVKATGKLKPASKDQVVGMLEKARAVMPAKPAAPAKAAASKPASSAPAAKPASAPARNQSPSEDFSEPEPKPDTKKAKPAGPAAKKNESMELKVKGEKDNAKQNRLSRGTPNSEKGVVGKKPPVKAGAKDEEDRSGPIFILVPNGKEQRIKEERALKILKWNFMTPRDEYVEQLKTQMSTCLAKWLQDELFHFDFQRHVKAIGAMIEHMEPEYDAVIGCLDLVLKWFTLRFFDTNTSVLMKALEFLKLLFTMLSRKNYQLSDYEASSFIPYLILKVGESKDVVRKDVRAILTMLCKVYAASKVFPFLMDGTKSKNSKQRSECLEELGCLIENFGMNVCQPTPAKALKEIAIHIGDRDTTVRNAALNTVVAAYNTCGDQVFKLIGNLSEKEMSMLEERIKRSAKKTPVASTKQERPQREQPTNPNATFLRKPAQEEVPNKLKIMYRTYRIQARAQNAHLEQSAPSIPKEFQLDLDVFENNHTCASDIPDLVQHKLDEVLEPVMIPERKMRSVSPHFDDIHNSTASTINFVISQVASGDINTSIQALAQIDEVLRQADKAEAMSGHIDQFLIATFMQLRLIYNTHMADDRLDKKDIFKLYSCIIGNMLSLFSMESLAREASMGVLKDLMHGLITLMLDSRVEDIEDGQQLIRSVNLLVVRVLEKSDQTNILSALLVLLQDSLISTAGSPMFSELVMKCLWRMIRFLPQTINSINLDRILLDVHNFMKVFPKEKLKQLKSDVPHRTLKTLLHTLCRLTGAKILDHMSMIENRNESELEAHLRRVVKHSANLSGLKSDKSTEKGALRSDDKVIKAKVSDILSEIFKKIGSKENTKEGLTELYEYKQKYSDADLEPFLRNTSQFFQSYVERGLRMIESEREGKGRIQTSTVIPQHSTDSFPPSSSTVPNGEDLNAAAYYERLKILRQRRGLENSTPEEDRPPLSSLRPSVASSTDMLHSKLSQLKESREHFQQEQSHSHSPTRSSSPASNLDDLKKRLERIKSNRQ; encoded by the exons ATGGGGGATGACAGTGAATGGATGAAGTTACCCATCGACCAGAAATGTGAACACAAG ATTTGGAAAGCGAGATTAAACGGATACGAGGAAGCATTGAAGCTCTTCCAGAGGATAGAAGACGAGAAGAGCCCAGAATGGGGCAAATACCTTGGACTTGTCAAGAAATTCGTAACAGATTCCAATGCCGTAGCCCAACTCAAAGGACTGGAGGCAGCACTTGCTTATATCGAGAATGCACACGTGGCTGGCAA GACAACAGGGGAAGTGGTTTCTGGAGTAGTCGGCAAAGTCTTCAACCAGCCCAAAGCGCGAGCCAAGGAGTTGGGTTCTGATATCTGCCTCATGTACATAGAGATTGAGAAAGCAGAAGTGGTCCAGGATGAGCTGATCAAAGGACTGGATAACAAGAACCCCAAGATTGTTGTTGCTTGTATTGAGACGCTACGGAAGGCACTTTG TGAATTTGGATCGAAGATCATAACGCTCAAGCCTGTGGTGAAAGTCTTGCCAAAACTTTTCGAGTCTCGAGAAAAGGCAGTTCGAGATGAAGCCAAATTGCTGGCGGTGGAGATCTATAGGTGGATCCGCGATGCTCTGCGAGCTCCCCTCCAGAATATTAATTCCGTACAG TTGAAAGATTTGGAGGAAGAATGGGTGAAACTCCCAACTACAGCTCCTAAGCAGACCAGGTTCTTACGCTCTCAACAGGACCTGAAGGCCAAGTTTGAGCAGCAGCAAGCTGCAGGAGGAGATGAGGCGGACG GTGACAATGATGAGGAGACTGAAGCTGTTCAGGTTGATCCTTATGAGCTCTTGGAAGCCGTTGAGATCCTTTCAAAACTTCCTAAAGACTTCTACGAAAAAATC GAAGCAAAAAAATGGCAGGAGAGGAAGGAAGCGTTGGAGGCAGTAGAGGCTTTGACTAAGAACCCAAAACTCGAGAATGGAGACTATGGGGACCTGGTCCGAGCATTAAAAAAG gttattGGGAAAGATGCCAATGTAATGCTAGTGGCCATGGCAGCCAAGTGCTTAGCTGGACTGGCAGCAGGACTGAGGAAGAAGTTTGGTACATATGCAGGTCTT GTGGTGCCAACCATCTTGGAAAAGTTCAAAGAGAAAAAACCTCAGGTGGTTCAGGCCTTGCAGGAGGCCATTGATGCAGTCTTCCTTACT ACAACCTTGCAGAACATCAGTGAGGATGTTCTGGGAGTGATGGACAACAAGAACCCCTCCATCAAGCAACAGGCTTCACTGTTCCTCGCCAGAAGCTTCTGTCACTGCACCCCGAGCACTTTGCCAAAAAGCGTTCTGAAGCCCTTCTGTGCAGCGTTCCTCAAG CAAGTGAATGATTCTGCTCCGGAGGTTAGAGATGCTGCTTTTGAGGCTTTGGGGACGGCCATGAAGGTGGTTGGGGAGAAAGCAGTCAACCCATACCTGACTGATGTTGACAAACTCAAGTTGGACAAG ATAAAAGAATGTGCTGATAAAGTGCAGCTTGTTGGCAAGAAAggaggtggtggtggtggtggaggagagaagaaagagaaacCTGCTGCTAAAGCACCTCCACCTGTGGAAGCACCTGCCAAATCATCCGGGCCTTCTAAGAAAGCTCCTCCTGCAAAG GCTGCAGGACCTCCCAAGAAGGGCAAACCTGCCTCTGCCCCAAGTGCAAAGTCCAAGAAAGCTCCAGACACTAAAGAAGTTGTCGAGACTGAGTTATCT ctggaagtGTGTGAGGAGAGAGCGGCTGCTGTGCTCCCAGCCTCCTGTATGCAGCTGCTGGACAGCGGCAACTGGAAGGAGAGACTTGCTAGCATGGAGGAGTTTCAGAGG GCTGTGGAGCAGATGGACAAATCTGAAATGCCATGCCAGGCTTTAGTCAGGATGCTGGCTAAGAAACCTGGATGGAAAGAGACCAACTTTCAG GTGATGCAAATGAAGCTCCACATTGTGGGTCTGATTGCACAAAAGGGATTGTTCTCAAAGACATCCGCACTGGTGGTTCTGGATGGCTTGGTTGATAAGGTTGGTGACGTGAAGTGTGGAAGTAACGCTAAAGAGGCTCTCACTGCGATCGGGGAGGCCTGTTCTCTGCCCTGGACTGCTGAACAG GTTGTCTCAATGGCTTTTGCTCAGAAGAATCCTAAAAACCAAGCAGAGACATTGAACTGGTTGGCCAATGCCATGAAGGAGTTTGGATTTGCAGG AATAAATGTCAAGGCGTTCATCAACAACGTCAAAACTGCTCTTGGTGCCACAAACCCT GCTGTGAGGACATCAGCTATCGCTCTTTTGGGAGTCATGTACCTGTACATGGGCGCTCCCCTGCGCATGTTCTTTGAAGATGAGAAACCAGCCCTCCTTTCACAAATAGATGCTGAGTTTGAGAAG ATGCAAGGACAGTCTCCTCCCGCCCCAATCCGTGGCACCACCAAAAAAGCAGGAGCTGAGGAGGAGGGAGATGCGGCTGAAGAAGAGGAGGTGGACGGTGGAGCCGGAGACATCATGGACCTGCTGCCCAGAACTGATATCAG TGATAAAATCACGTATGACATGGTGTCAAAGATCAGTGACAAGAACTGGAAGGTCAGAAAGGAGGGTCTTGATGAGGTGGCGGCCATCATTTCTGAGGCCAAATTCATTCAGGCCAGCATCGGCGAGCTGCCAATGGCACTGAAGGGCCGTCTCAATGACTCCAATAAACTACTG GTCCAGCAGACTCTCAATATTCTGCAGCAGATAGCCACTGCCATGGGTCCGTTTCTCAAACAGCACGTCAAGAACTTGGGAATTCCTGTCATCACTGTTCTCGGTGATAGCAAG GCTAACGTCCGTGCTGCTGCCATGACGACACTGAACGCTTGGGTGGAACAGACTGGAATGAAGGAGTGGCTTGAAGGAGAGGACCTTTCAGAGGAGCTCAAGAAGGAAAACCCCTTCCTCAGACAGGAG ttgctgggCTGGCTGGCTGAGAAGCTGCCCACCCTGCGTACGGTGCCCGCGGACCTCATGCTGTGTGTGCCTCACCTGTACGCCTGCCTGGAGGACCGCAGCGGCGACGTGCGCAAGAAAGCTCAGGATGCCCTCCCCACCTTCATGATGCACCTGAGCTACGAGAAGATGGTCAAGGCTACTGGCAAACTGAAG CCGGCTTCAAAGGACCAGGTGGTTGGCATGCTGGAGAAGGCCAGGGCTGTAATGCCAGCCAAGCCTGCAGCTCCTGCCAAAGCTGCAGCTTCCAAACCCGCCTCCAGCGCTCCTGCTGCCAAACCAGCTTCAG CTCCAGCCAGGAACCAAAGTCCCAGTGAAGACTTCAGTGAACCAGAACCCAAACCAGACACAAAGAAAGCTAAACCAGCAGGTCCTGCAGCTAAAAAG AACGAGAGCATGGAGCTCAAGGTGAAGGGAGAGAAAGataatgctaaacaaaacaGGCTCTCAAGAGGGACGCCTAACAGCGAGAAG GGAGTTGTGGGTAAGAAACCTCCAGTTAAGGCTGGGGCAAAGGATGAGGAGGACAGATCTGGTCCCATCTTCATCCTCGTTCCCAATGGCAAAGAGCAGAGGATCAAGGAAGAGAGGGCGTTAAAG ATTCTGAAGTGGAACTTCATGACTCCTCGTGACGAGTATGTGGAGCAGCTGAAGACTCAAATGTCGACATGTCTGGCCAAGTGGCTCCAAGACGAACTCTTCCACTTTGACTTTCAGCGTCATGTAAAAGCTATTGGAGCCATGATTGAG CACATGGAGCCGGAGTATgatgctgtgattggctgtctGGACCTGGTGTTGAAGTGGTTCACCTTGCGGTTTTTTGACACCAACACCAGTGTGCTGATGAAAGCCCTGGAGTTCCTCAAGCTGCTCTTCACCATGCTGAGCAGGAAGAACTACCAGCTCAGCGACTACGAGGCCTCGTCCTTCATCCCCTACCTGATCCTCAAG GTTGGAGAATCAAAAGATGTGGTGCGCAAAGACGTTCGTGCTATTCTGACGATGCTGTGTAAAGTCTATGCAGCCAGTAAAGTCTTCCCCTTCCTTATGGATGGAACCAAATCAAAGAACTCCAAGCAGAGATCTG AATGTCTCGAGGAGCTTGGATGCCTGATTGAGAACTTCGGTATGAATGTGTGCCAGCCGACTCCGGCCAAGGCTCTTAAAGAAATCGCCATTCACATCGGAGACCGTGACACTACGGTCCGCAATGCTGCTCTCAATACCGTCGTGGCTGCCTACAACACCTGTGGAGACCAGGTCTTCAAACTCATCGGCAAT cTCTCCGAAAAAGAAATGAGCATGCTTGAGGAGAGAATCAAACGTTCGGCCAAGAAGACGCCTGTGGCCTCAACCAAACAGGAGCGACCCCAGAGAGAGCAACCCACCAATCCCAATGCAACCTTCCTCCGCAAGCCTGCTCAAGAGGAAGTGCCCAACAAGCTCAA AATAATGTATCGCACTTACAGGAT TCAAGCCCGGGCACAGAACGCTCACTTGGAGCAGTCTGCTCCGTCCATCCCTAAAGAGTTTCAGTTGGATTTGGACGTGTTTGAGAACAACCACACATGTGCCAGCGATATCCCCGACCTAGTGCAGCACAAACTGGATGAAGTTCTGGAGCCGGTCATGATTCCTGAGCGCAA GATGCGTTCGGTCTCTCCTCATTTCGACGACATTCACAATAGCACTGCCTCCACCATCAACTTCGTCATCTCACAGGTGGCCAGTGGGGACATCAACACTAGTATCCAGGCCTTGGCACAG ATTGATGAGGTCTTGAGGCAGGCGGACAAAGCGGAAGCCATGTCTGGACACATCGACCAGTTCCTCATCGCCACTTTCATGCAGCTGCGGCTTATTTACAACACGCACATGGCCGACGATCGGCTGGACAAGAAGGACATCTTCAAACTCTACAGCTGCATCATTGGAAACATGCTCTCT CTGTTCTCGATGGAGAGTCTGGCGCGGGAGGCCTCCATGGGCGTCCTGAAGGACCTGATGCATGGTCTAATCACACTGATGTTGGACTCCAGAGTGGAGGACATCGAGGACGGGCAGCAGCTCATTCGCTCCGTCAACCTGCTTGTGGTTCGAGTGCTGGAGAAATCCGACCAGACCAACATCCTAAG TGCTTTGCTGGTGCTGCTGCAGGACAGTCTTATCAGCACTGCCGGTTCCCCCATGTTCTCTGAACTTGTCATGAAG TGTCTATGGAGAATGATCCGTTTCCTGCCTCAGACCATTAACAGTATTAATCTGGACCGCATCCTGCTGGACGTGCACAATTTCATGAAGGTTTTCCCCAAAGAGAAGCTCAAACAGCTCAAGAGTGACGTTCCCCACCGGACACTGAAGACACTGCTGCACACACTCTGCAGACTCACCGGCGCCAAG ATATTAGATCACATGTCCATGATTGAGAACCGCAACGAGTCCGAACTGGAGGCGCACCTGAGGCGGGTGGTCAAGCATTCGGCAAACCTGTCGGGACTCAAGTCTGACAAGAGCACAGAGAAGGGCGCCCTCAGATCG gATGACAAGGTGATCAAGGCCAAAGTGAGTGACATCCTGTCTGAGATCTTTAAAAAGATTGGCTCCAAGGAGAACACTAAAGAG GGTCTGACGGAGCTGTATGAATACAAGCAGAAGTACTCTGATGCAGACCTCGAGCCCTTCTTGAGGAACACGTCCCAGTTCTTCCAGAGCTACGTGGAGCGAGGACTTCGCATGATTGAGTCTGAGCGTGAAGGAAAGGGCCGAATCCAGACGTCCACAG TAATCCCTCAGCACAGCACAGACTCTTTTCCTCCAAGCTCCAGCACTGTGCCCAACGGAGAAGATCTGAACGCCGCCGCCTACTACGAAAGACTGAAGATCTTACGGCAACGGCGCGGCCTTGAGAACTCAACG CCGGAGGAAGACCGACCTCCTCTCAGCTCCCTGAGACCATCGGTGGCTTCCTCCACAGACATGCTCCACAGCAAACTGTCCCAGCTGAAGGAGTCTCGTGAGCACTTCCAGCAGGAGCAGTCCCACTCCCACAGCCCCACCCGCTCCTCCTCCCCCGCCTCCAACCTCGACGACCTCAAAAAGAGGCTGGAGAGGATAAAGAGCAACCGGCAGTAG